In Alteracholeplasma palmae J233, a single genomic region encodes these proteins:
- a CDS encoding CdaR family transcriptional regulator, with protein sequence MKRLSKQTARQIVKELNVIIDEKINVMNEEAIIIASSDPLRVNTFHEAAKKIIDEKLEEVIVLDDNQYIGTKRGINFPIILDNKIIGVIGITGPYEAVSKYGKLIKRMVEIFMLETFLKEQKQVISSMKQYFLNEWINSDKTSNELSERGNELAINLKIKRRFVMLFLELKEKLSPYDEMMYLESIEQELFKKIYGLDAEALVLNDKPTYTILTTHTENEATLVFARTFKKEIELKYNVILSIGIGTKDLNLLPKEQKKTAKLSLQQALRHPNKMIIMYSDLSLQTLTSIISPYQQEQYINKVMKNFNDKEKTEIIHLLNAYYQHEGSLKKTAEYLNIHPNTLQYQLKNIKDKTGHDPRSLKDSSVFVILLEFYNNLFY encoded by the coding sequence ATGAAAAGATTGTCGAAACAGACCGCACGACAAATCGTTAAAGAATTAAATGTGATTATAGATGAAAAAATTAATGTTATGAATGAAGAAGCAATCATTATCGCAAGTAGTGATCCTTTAAGAGTAAATACATTTCATGAAGCTGCTAAAAAGATTATAGATGAGAAACTAGAAGAAGTTATTGTATTAGATGATAATCAGTATATAGGAACAAAAAGAGGGATTAATTTCCCCATTATACTAGATAATAAAATTATTGGGGTTATAGGGATTACAGGACCCTATGAAGCAGTTTCTAAATATGGTAAATTAATTAAACGAATGGTAGAAATATTTATGTTAGAAACTTTTCTTAAAGAACAGAAACAAGTTATTAGCAGTATGAAACAATATTTTTTAAATGAATGGATTAACTCAGATAAAACATCAAATGAATTAAGTGAAAGAGGCAATGAATTAGCTATTAATTTAAAAATTAAAAGAAGATTTGTAATGCTTTTTTTAGAATTAAAAGAAAAGTTGAGCCCATACGATGAAATGATGTATTTAGAAAGTATTGAGCAAGAACTATTTAAAAAGATTTATGGACTAGATGCAGAAGCATTAGTTTTAAACGATAAGCCTACTTACACGATTTTAACAACTCATACTGAAAATGAAGCTACTTTAGTATTTGCTAGAACATTTAAAAAGGAAATAGAACTAAAATATAATGTGATTCTTTCTATTGGCATTGGCACAAAAGATTTAAATTTATTACCAAAAGAACAAAAAAAGACTGCTAAACTTTCCTTACAACAAGCCTTAAGACATCCTAATAAGATGATTATTATGTATAGTGATTTGTCTTTACAAACACTTACCTCAATTATTTCTCCCTACCAACAGGAACAATATATTAATAAAGTGATGAAAAATTTCAACGATAAAGAAAAAACTGAAATTATTCATCTTTTAAACGCATATTATCAACATGAAGGTTCCTTAAAGAAAACAGCAGAGTATTTAAATATTCATCCAAATACCTTACAGTATCAACTTAAAAATATTAAAGATAAAACAGGACATGATCCAAGAAGTTTAAAAGATTCAAGTGTATTTGTCATCTTATTAGAATTTTATAATAATTTGTTTTACTAA
- a CDS encoding GntP family permease encodes MTISWIGAILGLALAIFLILKKVHPVFSLFSGALIGIIIGALIGDYKAFSFKEVVLIITGGTQSVMGTVVRIIAAGVLAGAMMETGAAESIARSMVKGFGEKWALAALAVTTMILTAVGVFIPVAVLIVAPIALSVGKKSNISKLALLVALSGGGKAGNVISPNPNTIAAAEGFNITLGQAMVNAFIPALFGLAVAIILAMFLSKKGHMEVKDSDLVEADNKELPSLAKSLVAPIIAIVLLLLGPIGDIANNDFIKSISLDAMYILPISGIIGILVMGQRKNLIKYTTNGLNRMTGTVMILIGAGALGGLISKSDLGLQITNIITQSGISGDFIAPIAGILMGGALASTSAGVSVGITGFKDAILGVGTNPVNAAVMMHTGATVIDHLPHGNYFHVTGGSMNMSIKERFKVVGFEALVGLTMTIVAVAINFIF; translated from the coding sequence ATGACAATCAGTTGGATAGGAGCAATCCTAGGATTAGCACTTGCAATTTTTCTTATTTTAAAAAAAGTGCATCCAGTATTTTCACTATTCTCAGGTGCTTTAATAGGAATTATAATAGGTGCCTTAATTGGTGATTATAAAGCGTTTAGTTTTAAAGAAGTAGTATTAATTATTACAGGTGGTACTCAAAGTGTTATGGGGACAGTTGTAAGAATTATTGCCGCAGGGGTTTTAGCAGGTGCGATGATGGAAACAGGTGCCGCTGAATCTATCGCAAGAAGTATGGTTAAAGGATTTGGCGAAAAATGGGCACTAGCAGCTCTAGCAGTAACAACCATGATTTTAACTGCAGTAGGTGTGTTTATTCCAGTAGCAGTATTGATTGTTGCCCCAATTGCTTTATCAGTAGGTAAAAAGAGTAATATATCAAAACTAGCTTTATTAGTAGCATTATCTGGTGGAGGTAAGGCAGGAAATGTTATTTCTCCTAACCCTAATACGATTGCTGCTGCAGAAGGATTTAATATTACCTTAGGACAAGCTATGGTTAATGCCTTTATTCCAGCTTTATTTGGATTAGCAGTAGCTATTATACTTGCGATGTTCCTTTCTAAAAAAGGACATATGGAAGTTAAAGATTCAGATTTAGTTGAAGCAGATAATAAAGAATTACCAAGTCTTGCTAAATCATTAGTAGCTCCAATTATCGCAATTGTTCTATTATTGCTAGGACCAATTGGTGATATTGCTAATAATGACTTTATTAAGAGTATTTCATTAGACGCAATGTACATCTTACCTATTTCAGGTATCATTGGAATTCTTGTGATGGGACAAAGAAAAAATTTAATTAAGTATACTACAAACGGATTAAATAGAATGACAGGAACTGTAATGATCTTAATTGGTGCGGGTGCTTTAGGTGGACTTATTTCTAAATCAGACTTAGGGCTACAAATTACAAATATTATTACTCAATCAGGTATCTCAGGAGACTTTATAGCACCGATTGCAGGTATTTTAATGGGTGGAGCATTAGCTTCAACATCAGCAGGGGTATCAGTAGGTATTACAGGATTTAAAGATGCTATCTTAGGGGTAGGAACTAATCCAGTTAACGCAGCTGTTATGATGCATACAGGAGCAACCGTTATTGACCACCTACCTCATGGTAATTACTTCCACGTTACAGGCGGTAGTATGAATATGAGTATTAAAGAAAGATTCAAAGTGGTAGGGTTTGAAGCATTAGTAGGTCTAACAATGACTATTGTTGCAGTTGCTATTAACTTTATCTTCTAA
- a CDS encoding glycerate kinase — MKNMKIVIAPDSFKGSLTAKQVSQSIQKGFKQVFPDAKYVLVPMADGGEGTVQSLVDATNGKLKELEVVGPLGNKVKAKYGILGDGITGVIEMAEASGIGYVNKDTKNPLITTTYGTGELIKACIDSGVKKIIIGIGGSATNDGGAGMAEALGVKFLDSKGKDIPRGGGGLSQLAKIDISGVDPKVYQTEIIIASDVTNPLCGKTGASYVFGPQKGATPEMILTLDANLRHYADLIKKQLGKDVADVPGTGAAGGLGAGLLVFTNSKMQKGIDIVVDYVKLVNELKDADLCITGEGGIDYQTQYGKAPFGVAQAAKKANPKLPVVAIAGTLGKDIEALYEKGFDAIFGTIEEVAQLEDIIAKAEESLVRTSINVARALKIKL, encoded by the coding sequence ATTAAAAATATGAAAATAGTTATCGCTCCAGATTCATTTAAAGGAAGCTTAACAGCAAAACAAGTAAGTCAATCTATACAAAAAGGATTTAAACAAGTTTTTCCAGATGCTAAATATGTATTAGTACCAATGGCAGATGGTGGTGAAGGAACAGTTCAATCATTAGTAGATGCTACTAATGGTAAATTAAAAGAATTAGAAGTTGTAGGACCACTAGGAAATAAAGTAAAAGCTAAATATGGTATTTTAGGTGATGGTATTACAGGTGTTATAGAAATGGCTGAGGCAAGTGGTATCGGATATGTTAATAAAGATACTAAAAACCCTCTTATAACTACAACCTACGGTACTGGAGAATTAATTAAAGCATGTATTGATAGTGGCGTTAAAAAGATTATTATAGGTATTGGTGGTAGTGCTACAAATGATGGTGGTGCTGGTATGGCAGAAGCCTTAGGTGTTAAATTCTTAGATAGTAAAGGTAAAGATATTCCACGAGGTGGTGGAGGACTTTCACAACTAGCTAAGATTGATATTTCAGGGGTTGATCCTAAGGTATATCAAACAGAAATCATTATTGCATCAGATGTTACTAATCCACTATGTGGAAAAACAGGCGCTTCATATGTTTTTGGCCCACAAAAAGGGGCAACACCAGAAATGATCTTAACTCTAGATGCTAATTTAAGACATTATGCAGATCTAATTAAAAAACAATTAGGCAAAGATGTTGCAGATGTGCCTGGAACAGGTGCTGCAGGTGGATTAGGTGCAGGACTATTAGTATTCACTAATTCCAAGATGCAAAAAGGTATTGATATAGTTGTTGATTATGTTAAATTAGTAAATGAATTAAAAGATGCAGATTTATGTATCACAGGTGAAGGTGGAATAGACTATCAAACTCAATATGGTAAAGCACCCTTTGGAGTTGCACAAGCAGCTAAAAAAGCTAATCCTAAATTACCTGTAGTAGCAATCGCAGGTACTTTAGGTAAAGATATCGAAGCATTATATGAAAAGGGCTTTGATGCGATATTTGGTACAATAGAAGAGGTTGCACAGCTTGAAGATATTATAGCTAAAGCAGAAGAAAGTTTAGTTAGAACATCAATTAATGTGGCAAGAGCTTTAAAAATAAAATTATAA
- a CDS encoding helix-turn-helix domain-containing protein yields the protein MGIDKIIFEKRRELSLTQQELAHKLGVTDKSVYRWEKGISSPDIHSLKRLSEIFDIPMDTFYSEIKIEPINEEPLNTSIINKFITLSIISIGLLFISCVSLLVAFFMPYRSNISFIFQYIGITLAIISIIIFIITYLTFTLSYKTKKLQNNYRRIKLCYLVIFCILFIVIGLIIVVL from the coding sequence ATGGGGATTGATAAAATTATATTTGAAAAGCGAAGAGAGCTGAGTCTCACTCAACAAGAATTGGCTCATAAATTAGGTGTTACTGATAAATCTGTATATAGATGGGAAAAAGGTATTTCTAGTCCCGATATTCATTCATTAAAAAGATTATCAGAAATCTTTGATATACCAATGGATACATTTTATAGTGAAATTAAAATAGAACCTATAAACGAAGAGCCACTAAATACTTCAATTATTAATAAGTTCATTACTTTATCAATCATTTCAATAGGTTTATTATTTATTAGTTGTGTATCATTATTGGTTGCATTCTTCATGCCATATAGAAGTAATATTTCTTTTATTTTTCAGTACATAGGCATTACATTAGCCATAATTTCAATAATTATTTTTATTATTACTTATTTAACTTTTACCTTAAGTTATAAAACAAAAAAACTTCAAAATAATTATAGAAGAATAAAGTTATGTTATCTAGTTATTTTTTGTATACTTTTTATAGTTATAGGTCTAATTATAGTTGTTTTATAA
- a CDS encoding restriction endonuclease subunit S, giving the protein MAKVKDLVELVFGTNQARIEIDHDIDEFYDKTTFEYDYEHLNERNLDVLSSEGNKSGKMYTQTGDVLISTSSQLATVVSEHTANKILTINFIKVNCNERLILKGYFIYLFNMNKTIKKEKERLAQTTGVQRITATILNDIELPLPDIGTQQKIVDLYLKMIDIKRKSYKYAELIEKTTYNLLEKFFDNDEINKKKE; this is encoded by the coding sequence ATGGCTAAAGTCAAGGATTTAGTAGAATTAGTTTTTGGAACTAACCAAGCAAGAATTGAAATAGATCATGATATAGATGAGTTTTATGATAAAACAACATTTGAATATGACTATGAGCATTTGAATGAGAGGAATTTAGATGTTTTATCTAGCGAGGGTAATAAATCAGGAAAGATGTACACACAGACTGGTGATGTACTTATTAGCACCTCATCACAACTTGCTACAGTTGTCAGTGAACATACTGCAAATAAAATCTTAACAATTAACTTTATCAAAGTGAATTGTAACGAGCGCTTGATTTTAAAAGGATATTTTATTTATTTGTTTAATATGAATAAGACTATCAAAAAAGAAAAGGAACGACTGGCACAAACGACAGGGGTTCAAAGAATTACAGCTACAATTCTAAATGACATTGAATTGCCACTTCCTGATATAGGAACACAACAGAAAATAGTTGATTTATATTTAAAAATGATAGATATAAAAAGAAAATCATATAAATATGCAGAACTTATAGAAAAAACAACATATAATTTACTAGAGAAATTTTTTGATAATGATGAAATAAATAAAAAGAAGGAGTAA
- a CDS encoding type I restriction endonuclease subunit R, translated as MISQKNIKSVTELEFEQEVIDYLTNIGGVKQWEYKKEINNIDQLWDNFKNILEKNNQARLNKPLSKQEFNQVKKVINNIKTPYEAGQFLYGVNGVSEIEVSLDDDRHVFLTVFDQSQVGGGSTVYQIVNQIVSKPVISGRQERRFDVTLLINGLPIIQIELKKVLHNSNDSLSQMEQYISERQYEGIYSTLQVLIAMTPYDIKYMANTTINQFNKEFAFNWQNENDSNPIRSWKEFSDKVLSIPMAHELATRYMILDGTKNKECIKVMRPYQVYATKKVLDLVKKHDFSFSDGKLGYIWHTTGSGKTITSFKTAWLTSKLPNVDKVIFLVDRIALTNQTVNAYKAYDPISGLTDKSGVISDTANVSDLHNKLNRKTDKNIIVTSIQKMSRYALRKDMKKGKQNILFIVDEAHRSTGDGSDNKGMLEAIRREYPTAAWIGYTGTPKFPETSDVFGSLLHAYTIKDAIADKNVLGFNVEFKETIKAPENPSDEDIDDNIKESIYDRKDEHVELVVEDIFNNWRKRSNDRKYNALLTVHVGGNKPSIPRAMQYFREFEKRNKEKPGADKIKVAISFSQDTSNGNNQLTNNNDLFYAIRAYNEIFGTVFDMSTVKAYVDDVISRLNKTIDDRNYLDLVIVVDQLLTGFDAPELNTLYVDRTLKGSSLIQAYSRTNRIHSAVNKPWGNVINYRWPNQNELEMNKAFAIYSNKDSANKQLTLDEYRNSNQNDNIISKSFSDAKEELKEVVEELKNLTNDFKRVPASEREQNELFSKIREYNILLSKLKQYSEDDNKNPISAYDNPEEFYNLIGMTEEKELILATVLAPELRSSRAKKENVDISEIDLEMIHIREIRIDYDYLIDLIAQLANEVYKTEWDKAEITKEKIDSEVAKSNNESEKRKVRKFVSKIFSQEFEFDNYPVEANVEAISEAMNKMQKDENISIITQFIRDWGLDYSIGPKDLSLLMEKHKIGQEDLDKQGEFTAIMNGAKDTYSSIASKDIAKLTWVKYRIELRKEFYKIADEIKNNE; from the coding sequence ATGATAAGTCAAAAAAATATAAAAAGTGTAACAGAGTTAGAGTTTGAACAAGAAGTTATAGACTACTTAACTAATATAGGTGGAGTTAAGCAGTGGGAGTATAAAAAGGAAATAAATAATATTGATCAGTTATGGGATAACTTTAAAAATATACTTGAGAAAAATAACCAGGCAAGATTGAATAAACCTCTTTCTAAACAAGAATTTAATCAAGTTAAAAAAGTAATTAATAATATAAAGACACCTTATGAAGCTGGGCAATTCTTATATGGAGTTAATGGAGTATCAGAGATAGAGGTAAGTTTAGATGATGATAGACACGTGTTTTTAACAGTTTTTGATCAATCACAAGTAGGTGGCGGATCGACTGTCTATCAAATTGTAAATCAAATAGTAAGTAAACCAGTTATATCAGGAAGACAAGAAAGACGATTTGATGTAACCTTATTAATTAATGGACTTCCTATTATACAAATTGAGTTAAAAAAAGTATTACATAATTCTAATGATTCTTTATCACAAATGGAGCAGTATATTTCGGAAAGACAATATGAAGGAATATATTCAACATTACAAGTTTTAATCGCAATGACTCCATATGATATAAAGTATATGGCAAATACCACAATAAACCAGTTTAATAAAGAATTTGCATTTAATTGGCAAAATGAAAACGACTCTAATCCAATTCGTTCTTGGAAAGAATTTTCAGATAAAGTATTGTCAATACCTATGGCTCATGAATTAGCGACAAGATATATGATTTTAGATGGTACTAAAAATAAAGAGTGTATAAAAGTTATGAGACCGTATCAAGTTTATGCTACTAAAAAAGTATTAGATTTAGTTAAAAAACACGATTTTAGTTTTTCTGATGGAAAACTAGGATATATTTGGCATACAACAGGAAGCGGTAAAACAATAACAAGTTTTAAAACAGCTTGGTTAACTAGTAAACTACCAAATGTAGATAAGGTTATTTTTTTGGTTGATAGAATTGCTTTGACTAATCAAACAGTTAATGCCTATAAAGCCTATGACCCTATATCTGGATTGACTGATAAAAGTGGTGTAATTAGTGATACAGCTAATGTTTCTGATTTACATAATAAGCTAAATAGAAAAACAGATAAAAATATAATTGTTACTAGCATTCAAAAAATGTCTAGATATGCATTAAGAAAAGACATGAAAAAAGGAAAACAAAATATTTTATTTATAGTTGATGAAGCTCATAGATCAACAGGTGATGGATCTGATAACAAAGGTATGTTAGAGGCTATAAGACGTGAATATCCTACTGCAGCATGGATAGGATATACTGGAACACCTAAATTCCCTGAAACTAGCGATGTTTTTGGTTCTCTATTACATGCATACACAATTAAAGATGCTATTGCAGATAAGAATGTCTTAGGTTTCAATGTTGAATTTAAAGAGACTATTAAAGCGCCTGAAAATCCTTCTGATGAAGATATTGATGATAATATTAAGGAAAGCATATATGATAGAAAAGATGAGCATGTAGAGTTAGTTGTAGAGGATATTTTTAACAATTGGCGTAAACGTTCAAATGATAGGAAATATAATGCATTATTAACAGTACATGTTGGAGGAAACAAACCTAGTATTCCTAGAGCTATGCAATACTTTAGAGAATTTGAAAAGAGAAATAAAGAAAAACCAGGTGCAGATAAAATAAAAGTTGCAATTAGTTTCTCACAAGATACATCAAATGGAAATAATCAACTTACTAACAATAATGATTTATTTTATGCTATCCGTGCATATAATGAAATATTTGGAACAGTTTTTGATATGAGTACAGTTAAGGCATATGTAGATGATGTGATCAGTCGATTAAATAAGACAATAGATGACAGAAACTATTTAGATTTAGTTATAGTTGTAGATCAGCTATTAACAGGTTTTGATGCGCCAGAGTTAAACACACTTTATGTTGATAGAACATTAAAAGGCTCAAGCCTAATACAAGCATACTCTAGAACAAATAGAATACATAGTGCAGTAAATAAGCCTTGGGGAAATGTTATTAATTATAGATGGCCTAATCAAAATGAGTTAGAAATGAATAAAGCATTTGCAATATATTCTAATAAAGATTCTGCTAATAAACAATTGACATTAGATGAATATAGAAACAGTAATCAAAATGATAATATTATTTCAAAAAGTTTTAGTGATGCTAAAGAAGAATTAAAAGAAGTAGTTGAAGAACTCAAAAACTTGACTAATGATTTTAAGCGTGTTCCAGCCAGTGAGAGAGAACAAAATGAACTTTTTAGTAAAATTAGAGAGTACAATATTTTATTAAGCAAGCTTAAACAATATTCTGAAGATGATAATAAAAATCCAATTTCCGCTTATGATAATCCTGAAGAGTTTTATAATTTAATCGGTATGACTGAAGAAAAAGAATTGATACTTGCGACTGTTTTAGCACCAGAACTTAGAAGCAGTAGAGCTAAAAAAGAAAATGTAGATATCTCAGAAATAGATTTGGAAATGATACATATAAGAGAAATAAGGATAGATTATGATTATTTAATAGACCTTATTGCCCAACTAGCTAATGAAGTTTATAAGACAGAATGGGATAAAGCAGAGATAACTAAAGAAAAAATTGATTCTGAGGTTGCTAAATCAAATAATGAAAGTGAAAAAAGAAAAGTTAGAAAATTTGTATCTAAGATATTTTCTCAAGAGTTTGAGTTTGATAATTATCCTGTAGAAGCTAATGTTGAGGCTATTTCTGAAGCAATGAATAAAATGCAGAAAGATGAAAATATTAGCATAATAACTCAATTTATTAGAGACTGGGGTCTTGATTATAGCATTGGACCAAAGGATCTGAGTTTATTAATGGAAAAGCATAAAATAGGTCAAGAAGACTTGGATAAACAAGGTGAGTTTACAGCTATTATGAATGGTGCTAAAGATACTTATAGTTCCATTGCAAGTAAAGATATTGCAAAATTAACATGGGTTAAGTATAGAATTGAACTTAGAAAAGAATTTTATAAAATTGCAGATGAAATTAAGAATAATGAGTAA
- a CDS encoding type I restriction-modification system subunit M: MSNAASIKNKLWAMANKLRGTMDASEYKNYILPFMFYRYLSENQNDYLVSNGLEEFYNVKNDSELEDYLEEISRGIGYAINPKYTWKSIVSKIENHKIKASDFQDMFDDFNKNAKRNEIAEADFANVFSDVNLGDTRLGSSTNERAKALNDIVIMINEFDFKDESGRDILGDVYEYLIGQFAANAGKKGGEFYTPHEVSQILAKIVTLNAKDDGSQFRVYDPTMGSGSLLLTVQKELSFGSKKGSVEFYGQELNTTTYNLARMNLMMHGVNYRNMYLKRADTLQTDWPFDKKDGIEIPLKFDAVVANPPYSQNWEIKTIAREKDPRFKEYGVAPASKADYAFILHGIYHLDSKGTMAIVLPHGVLFRGASEGKIRKNIIDNNLLDAVIGLPANLFYGTSIPTCVLVFKGRELRNTTDILFIDASKEFDKEKNQSKLSPDHIKSIIDTYSDRINKDKFSYVASLDEIKKNDYNLNIPRYVDTFEEEEMEPISEIVGEILKLEKELEESSKEFYSMLKELTGTNDEMDAELKKVLDLLKSNGK, translated from the coding sequence ATGAGTAATGCAGCTTCAATAAAAAACAAATTATGGGCAATGGCAAATAAACTAAGAGGAACAATGGATGCAAGTGAGTATAAAAACTATATTTTACCATTCATGTTTTATAGATATTTATCAGAAAATCAAAACGATTATTTAGTTAGTAATGGATTAGAAGAGTTCTATAATGTTAAAAATGATAGTGAACTAGAAGATTATTTAGAAGAAATTAGTAGAGGCATAGGCTATGCAATTAATCCAAAATATACTTGGAAAAGTATAGTTTCAAAAATTGAAAATCACAAAATCAAAGCTAGTGATTTCCAAGATATGTTTGATGATTTCAATAAAAATGCTAAAAGAAATGAAATTGCAGAAGCAGATTTTGCAAATGTTTTTTCTGATGTTAACTTAGGAGATACCCGTTTAGGATCAAGTACCAATGAAAGAGCTAAAGCTCTTAATGATATTGTTATTATGATTAATGAATTTGATTTTAAGGATGAATCAGGGCGCGATATTTTAGGTGATGTTTATGAATACTTGATTGGTCAGTTTGCTGCTAACGCAGGAAAAAAAGGTGGAGAGTTTTATACGCCGCATGAGGTAAGTCAAATACTAGCTAAAATAGTAACTTTAAACGCTAAAGACGATGGGAGTCAATTTAGAGTATATGACCCTACAATGGGTTCAGGATCTTTACTATTAACTGTGCAAAAAGAATTATCATTTGGAAGCAAAAAAGGAAGCGTTGAATTTTATGGGCAAGAATTAAATACTACTACTTATAACTTGGCAAGAATGAACTTAATGATGCATGGAGTTAATTATCGGAATATGTATCTAAAACGTGCAGATACTTTGCAAACTGACTGGCCATTTGATAAAAAAGATGGAATTGAAATACCACTTAAATTTGATGCAGTAGTAGCGAATCCCCCATACTCTCAAAACTGGGAAATTAAGACAATAGCTCGTGAAAAAGATCCAAGATTTAAAGAATATGGAGTTGCACCAGCCTCAAAAGCAGACTACGCATTTATTCTTCATGGAATATACCATCTAGATAGCAAAGGAACTATGGCTATTGTTTTACCTCATGGAGTTTTATTTAGAGGAGCATCAGAAGGTAAAATTAGAAAAAATATAATTGATAATAATTTATTAGATGCTGTTATTGGACTTCCAGCAAATTTATTCTATGGAACTAGCATTCCAACATGTGTATTAGTTTTTAAAGGAAGAGAACTTAGAAATACGACAGATATTTTATTTATTGACGCATCAAAAGAATTTGATAAAGAAAAAAATCAAAGCAAATTGAGTCCAGATCATATTAAATCAATTATTGATACTTATAGCGACCGAATTAATAAAGATAAATTCTCATATGTTGCCTCTTTAGATGAAATAAAGAAAAATGATTACAATCTAAACATTCCACGATATGTTGATACTTTTGAAGAAGAAGAAATGGAACCCATTTCAGAAATAGTAGGAGAAATTCTTAAGTTGGAAAAAGAACTGGAAGAAAGTTCAAAGGAATTTTATAGTATGTTAAAAGAACTAACTGGAACTAATGATGAGATGGATGCTGAACTTAAAAAAGTGTTAGATTTATTGAAGAGTAACGGTAAATAA
- a CDS encoding restriction endonuclease subunit S: MNKSDKKILNVPHLRFSEFTDEWVKYRLGNIMTFKNGLNKGKEFFGAGTPIVNYMDINKNENIVSSMIKGVVTVTDNEMKNFQIMKGDVFFTRTSETSDEIGLSASLLEDVPKGVFSGFILRGRPIDGIFENSFSGYYFRSGAVRKEIIKHSSITTRALTSGGSLSQLNISLPTLREQCKIAKLLRLIDNNIDSQRKLINKYESLIKWIYGK; this comes from the coding sequence ATGAATAAAAGTGATAAAAAAATCCTTAATGTTCCACATTTGAGATTTTCTGAGTTTACAGATGAATGGGTAAAATATCGCTTAGGAAATATAATGACTTTTAAAAATGGTTTAAATAAGGGTAAAGAATTCTTTGGAGCCGGAACTCCAATTGTGAATTATATGGACATAAATAAAAATGAAAATATTGTTTCATCTATGATCAAAGGGGTAGTTACAGTTACAGATAACGAGATGAAAAATTTTCAAATCATGAAAGGTGACGTTTTCTTTACGAGAACATCAGAAACTTCAGATGAAATTGGTTTATCAGCATCTTTGTTGGAAGATGTTCCAAAAGGAGTTTTCAGTGGTTTTATCCTTAGAGGAAGACCAATCGATGGTATTTTTGAAAATTCATTTAGTGGATACTACTTTAGATCTGGTGCAGTTAGGAAAGAAATAATAAAACATAGTTCAATCACCACCAGAGCCCTTACGAGCGGTGGCTCATTGAGTCAATTAAATATTTCACTTCCAACATTGAGGGAACAATGTAAAATAGCAAAATTATTAAGACTTATAGATAATAATATTGATTCACAAAGGAAACTCATTAATAAGTATGAATCCTTAATTAAGTGGATTTATGGAAAATAA